In Nothobranchius furzeri strain GRZ-AD chromosome 18, NfurGRZ-RIMD1, whole genome shotgun sequence, a single genomic region encodes these proteins:
- the slirp gene encoding SRA stem-loop-interacting RNA-binding protein, mitochondrial: protein MAASSKKVFEVFVSKIPWTVAGKEMKEYFGQFGTVKRCLLPFDKETGFHRGFCWVGFSTEEGLCNALEKDPHILEGSKLQVQRNRRPFTGQKSSRDVDMD, encoded by the exons ATGGCGGCCTCTTCTAAGAAGGTGTTCGAGGTGTTCGTGTCTAAAATCCCGTGGACTGTAGCCGGCA aggagatgaaggagtactTTGGACAGTTTGGAACAGTGAAGCGGTGTCTCCTACCATTT GACAAAGAGACCGGTTTCCACAGAGGGTTCTGCTGGGTCGGGTTCTCCACAGAGGAGGGACTCTGCAATGCACTTGAGAAGGACCCTCATATTCTGGAAGGATCAAAG CTTCAGGTTCAGAGGAACAGACGTCCTTTTACAGGACAGAAGTCCTCCAGAGATGTTGATATGGACTGA